The following are from one region of the Advenella mimigardefordensis DPN7 genome:
- a CDS encoding polysaccharide deacetylase family protein — protein MILWFRRHTLAAHLLVIALVVLLYLRWPAVAILVIVLYVAVLGIASMNMATNLFVDTLRHVHPGSGTEGEPGGQIALSFDDSPTEGTAQVLAILKAHNVKATFFIVGAHAAARPALLQQIVREGHAIGNHSYSHAHTLPFNRPATILSDLQQCSQTITAIAGVTPRMYRPPFGVVNPAIGQAVRASQLPCVGWSLRSFDTASSHPQRLLARITSRLTPGAIVLLHDYPAVTPQILPELLQEIKRRNFTCVLLSPETLRP, from the coding sequence CATACGCTGGCTGCCCATCTTCTTGTTATTGCACTTGTCGTGCTGCTGTATTTACGGTGGCCTGCAGTGGCTATCCTGGTCATCGTCCTGTATGTGGCTGTGCTTGGTATCGCCAGCATGAATATGGCAACCAATCTGTTTGTGGACACCCTCAGGCATGTTCATCCGGGTAGTGGCACAGAAGGGGAGCCGGGCGGGCAGATTGCCTTAAGTTTTGATGACAGTCCCACCGAAGGGACGGCGCAGGTGCTGGCTATTCTCAAGGCCCATAACGTGAAGGCGACTTTTTTTATTGTGGGCGCCCATGCCGCAGCCCGTCCGGCGCTGTTACAGCAGATCGTCCGGGAAGGGCACGCGATTGGTAATCACAGTTATAGCCATGCTCACACCCTGCCGTTTAATCGTCCGGCCACGATTCTTTCCGATCTGCAGCAATGCAGCCAGACCATCACGGCTATTGCCGGCGTGACGCCCCGCATGTACCGGCCGCCTTTCGGGGTGGTCAACCCGGCTATCGGTCAGGCCGTGAGGGCCAGCCAACTGCCTTGCGTAGGCTGGTCATTGCGCTCTTTCGATACCGCGAGTTCGCATCCGCAACGCCTGCTGGCGCGGATTACCAGCAGACTGACGCCAGGTGCCATTGTATTGCTGCATGACTACCCGGCGGTGACGCCGCAAATCCTGCCCGAGCTGCTGCAGGAAATAAAGCGGAGGAATTTCACATGCGTTCTGCTCTCGCCCGAGACGCTGCGGCCCTGA
- a CDS encoding LysE family translocator gives MTYTMLMAFAVFIAVSSVTPGPNNLMLLSSSVNFGVRRTIPHCLGISAGMGLMIVLMSFGLHWVVQHAGWLIDLLKIASLAYLLWLAWKIASITPTPLSVQNEATPFGFWNAVLFQWINPKALIMVISMFSIYVPDNIGQLTLLQISLLAVVINLLCISVWMFGGTLMRRLFTTPATQRGFNIVMALLLIGSVIPMVSADLGI, from the coding sequence ATGACTTACACCATGCTCATGGCATTTGCCGTTTTTATCGCCGTCTCCTCGGTAACACCGGGGCCCAACAACCTAATGTTGCTTTCTTCTTCTGTTAATTTCGGGGTGCGCCGAACCATTCCCCACTGCCTGGGCATCAGCGCCGGCATGGGATTGATGATCGTGCTGATGTCCTTTGGCCTGCACTGGGTGGTGCAACACGCGGGCTGGCTGATTGATTTGCTGAAAATCGCCTCGCTGGCCTACCTGCTGTGGCTGGCCTGGAAAATTGCCTCGATTACACCCACGCCGCTCTCCGTTCAGAACGAAGCCACCCCTTTTGGCTTCTGGAACGCCGTGCTGTTCCAGTGGATCAATCCCAAGGCCCTGATCATGGTGATCAGCATGTTCAGCATCTATGTACCGGACAATATCGGACAGCTGACGCTGTTGCAAATCTCCCTGCTGGCCGTCGTTATCAATCTGCTGTGTATCAGTGTGTGGATGTTTGGCGGCACCCTGATGCGCCGCCTGTTTACCACGCCGGCAACGCAACGTGGCTTCAATATCGTGATGGCACTGCTGCTGATCGGCTCGGTCATTCCCATGGTGTCCGCCGATCTTGGCATCTAA
- a CDS encoding aminotransferase-like domain-containing protein, with protein MTSQSSPSVPARLLRRHGASDARHHDASPPAPAPAVVAEAANPANSRDALKESGQPQQQGAPLLAHWQPVRSGSLTLVDQIVDRFVVCIEQNVFRQGSRLPSVRLLAQELNVSRYTIVEAYDRLVATNHITANARSGYFVQHKKQPARGIKSGEIAPPQSQDRIDVPWILNRLFSQQNNLGLKQEWLDTEIVARSIRKVARKMQPSALMYGEPLGFAPLRQTIMAQLAAQDLHVQAAGEVLLTTGVTHSVDLLIRQLVRPGDYVVVEEPCWFVVFAYLRMVGVNILTVTRTPQGPDTAQLEAHCRKHKPVLFICNSTVHNPTGFTLSARAAHDVLRLAQQYDMWIVEDDTYSELSAGPPLRISTLDQCERTFLLGNYSKTLGAAMRVGYIAGPATILSEIAMLKLLSGLSTSSLNERVIHEIIHGGHYRSYIERLRQRINRARTRMLERLSDLGYLLIQPPAAGLFLWLDMSRDAEPLARQLNQHGIPATPGSLFYPDQRVSTHLRLSVSSYDHPHLWDLLAAWRSA; from the coding sequence ATGACCAGTCAATCCAGTCCTTCTGTCCCTGCTCGATTGCTCAGGCGGCACGGCGCCAGCGATGCTCGGCATCATGATGCCTCGCCGCCTGCGCCCGCGCCTGCTGTGGTCGCAGAGGCCGCCAATCCCGCCAATTCCAGAGACGCCCTTAAGGAATCAGGCCAGCCGCAGCAGCAGGGGGCGCCGCTACTTGCCCATTGGCAACCGGTGCGATCCGGTTCGCTCACCCTGGTGGATCAGATCGTGGATCGATTCGTTGTTTGCATTGAACAGAATGTATTCAGACAGGGCAGTCGCCTGCCGTCAGTCCGGCTGCTGGCGCAGGAATTGAATGTCAGTCGCTATACGATAGTGGAGGCGTATGATCGTCTGGTGGCCACCAATCATATTACCGCCAACGCCCGCTCGGGCTATTTCGTTCAGCATAAAAAACAGCCGGCACGCGGAATCAAAAGCGGCGAAATCGCACCCCCACAGTCTCAGGACAGAATTGATGTGCCGTGGATTCTGAATCGCCTTTTCTCACAGCAAAACAACCTGGGTTTGAAGCAGGAGTGGCTGGATACCGAGATTGTCGCGCGCTCCATTCGCAAGGTGGCGCGCAAGATGCAACCGTCTGCGCTTATGTATGGCGAGCCGCTTGGCTTTGCGCCATTGCGTCAGACCATCATGGCCCAGCTGGCAGCGCAAGACCTGCATGTGCAGGCAGCAGGCGAGGTGCTGCTGACAACGGGTGTGACGCATTCGGTGGATCTGTTGATTCGTCAACTGGTTCGGCCGGGCGATTATGTGGTGGTTGAGGAACCGTGCTGGTTTGTTGTGTTTGCCTATTTGCGCATGGTCGGCGTGAACATTCTGACGGTGACGCGAACCCCGCAGGGCCCCGACACCGCGCAACTGGAGGCGCATTGTCGCAAACATAAGCCGGTTCTGTTTATCTGCAACAGCACGGTGCATAATCCTACCGGTTTTACCTTAAGTGCACGTGCCGCACATGACGTGCTGCGCCTGGCGCAGCAATATGATATGTGGATTGTAGAAGACGATACCTATAGCGAACTGAGTGCCGGGCCGCCGCTGCGCATCAGCACGCTGGATCAATGCGAGCGGACCTTTCTGCTTGGTAACTATTCGAAGACGCTGGGTGCGGCGATGCGCGTGGGCTATATTGCCGGGCCTGCCACTATTCTGAGTGAAATAGCCATGCTCAAGTTACTTTCCGGCCTGTCTACCTCCAGCCTGAATGAGCGCGTGATTCACGAGATTATTCACGGCGGGCATTATCGCTCTTATATCGAAAGGCTGCGGCAACGCATCAATCGGGCTCGTACCCGGATGCTGGAGCGGCTGAGTGATCTTGGCTATCTGCTGATTCAGCCGCCGGCTGCCGGGCTGTTCCTCTGGCTGGATATGTCGCGTGACGCCGAGCCACTGGCGCGTCAGTTGAATCAGCACGGCATTCCGGCTACGCCCGGTTCTCTGTTTTATCCTGATCAGCGCGTCAGCACGCATCTGCGTTTATCTGTCAGCAGTTATGATCACCCGCATTTATGGGATCTGCTGGCAGCCTGGCGGTCGGCCTGA
- a CDS encoding YegP family protein, translating into MSASFQLKKSVDGQFYFSLRAADGLSVLRSETYTTLASARNGIESVRKNAGTESRYAFEKSANGKSYFNLKAANGQIIGSSPLYADPNGAKQAADTVRHHAATAPVHDA; encoded by the coding sequence ATGTCTGCTTCTTTCCAACTCAAAAAATCCGTGGATGGCCAGTTTTATTTTTCTCTGCGTGCAGCAGATGGCTTATCTGTCCTCAGAAGCGAAACCTATACAACCCTTGCCTCGGCCAGGAATGGTATTGAGTCTGTTCGCAAGAATGCAGGAACGGAGAGCCGCTACGCCTTTGAAAAATCCGCCAACGGCAAATCCTATTTCAATCTGAAAGCGGCCAATGGTCAAATCATCGGCAGCAGCCCGCTCTATGCGGACCCCAATGGTGCCAAACAGGCCGCCGACACGGTCAGACATCATGCGGCCACTGCGCCGGTACATGATGCCTGA
- a CDS encoding YdgA family protein, whose translation MLYITDIMGKKISKTLAAVVLLVILGYFGGTWYSGTQVDEQVIRRTQDINAQLRSNGLPVQVSSEKKDAGLFSSTYILTLRMDNAGQSHSLDFNVQVEHGPLPLSRLQEGKLQPVRALSHVTLINNEKTARLYELSQGQPPLELMLTTHLDGQTQYHGRVASLAFNNTRDGQLHFDGMNFEGSVDATVRAAQFSANMPLIQVTPPETANGTSTVIFRDLALSSHYEGRDTNNPLWRQQSTLAAFSLASDNARLEIDHYQTDSTADTQDNLLALQQNTVLNNIRINGTDIGKLQYGVSASGLDRDGTIQFMTQAWQQLLNAGQPGAATEPQQWTTLLASLDLMLSGKPELTVGPITWTLPEGAATATLNVGLNNPVPLLSQFGNNPNALLFNALRSVSMQLQADQAMPAAVEDRIKQLIPEALASADSTSGPTAAEKLDTMIDILVKNQLLYRRQNQIGLNVDIEGKPSLATANTIEMNGEQFEPKAFIDAVQTRAAAAELQIRQLTPPPASQAPDTTRPDQEASDQAAPALTAPEQEGSEQTVPEQTVPDQTAPDQTTPDQTAPAQQAPAQTAPQQVDPEQN comes from the coding sequence ATGCTGTACATCACAGATATCATGGGCAAAAAAATCAGCAAGACTCTGGCTGCCGTTGTGCTGCTGGTTATACTGGGCTACTTCGGTGGCACCTGGTATAGCGGCACACAGGTGGACGAACAGGTCATCCGCCGCACACAGGACATCAATGCCCAACTGCGCAGCAACGGGCTGCCGGTGCAGGTGTCCTCCGAGAAGAAAGATGCCGGCCTGTTTTCATCCACTTATATTCTGACCCTGCGCATGGACAATGCCGGGCAATCGCATTCGCTGGACTTCAACGTGCAGGTAGAGCACGGCCCCCTGCCCTTATCCCGCCTGCAGGAGGGCAAGCTGCAACCTGTCAGGGCGCTGAGCCACGTTACACTGATCAACAACGAAAAAACCGCAAGACTGTACGAACTGAGCCAGGGCCAGCCACCGCTGGAACTGATGCTCACCACCCATCTTGACGGACAGACACAGTATCACGGACGCGTAGCCTCGCTGGCGTTCAATAATACCCGGGACGGGCAACTGCATTTTGATGGCATGAACTTTGAAGGCTCGGTTGATGCAACCGTCCGTGCCGCTCAGTTTTCGGCAAACATGCCATTGATACAGGTGACCCCGCCAGAAACGGCCAATGGCACCAGCACCGTGATTTTCCGGGATCTTGCCTTGTCGTCCCATTATGAAGGGCGTGATACAAACAACCCGTTATGGCGCCAGCAATCAACGTTGGCAGCTTTCTCGCTTGCCAGTGACAATGCCAGACTGGAAATTGACCATTATCAAACCGATTCAACGGCAGATACCCAGGACAATCTGCTGGCGCTGCAACAAAATACCGTATTGAACAACATCCGCATCAATGGCACCGATATTGGCAAGCTGCAATATGGCGTATCGGCCTCCGGCCTGGATCGTGACGGCACAATACAGTTTATGACACAGGCGTGGCAACAGTTACTCAATGCCGGCCAGCCCGGCGCCGCTACCGAACCACAGCAATGGACCACGTTACTGGCCAGTCTGGATCTGATGCTATCGGGCAAGCCTGAACTCACTGTCGGCCCCATCACCTGGACCCTGCCGGAAGGCGCTGCAACTGCCACCCTCAACGTGGGTCTGAACAACCCGGTTCCCCTGCTATCCCAATTCGGCAATAATCCCAACGCCCTGCTGTTCAATGCGCTGCGCTCAGTCAGCATGCAGTTGCAGGCAGATCAGGCCATGCCTGCCGCGGTGGAAGATCGCATCAAACAACTCATACCCGAAGCGCTGGCCTCAGCCGACTCCACGTCCGGGCCCACAGCGGCAGAAAAGCTGGACACAATGATTGATATCCTGGTCAAAAACCAGTTACTGTATCGCAGGCAAAACCAGATTGGCCTGAACGTTGACATTGAAGGCAAGCCATCGCTGGCCACTGCCAACACAATTGAAATGAATGGCGAACAGTTCGAGCCGAAAGCGTTTATCGATGCCGTACAAACACGCGCAGCCGCCGCTGAATTACAGATCAGGCAACTGACGCCACCGCCTGCGTCACAGGCGCCGGACACGACAAGACCTGATCAGGAGGCATCTGATCAGGCGGCGCCCGCTCTGACAGCACCGGAACAGGAAGGCTCCGAACAAACAGTACCCGAACAAACAGTACCCGATCAGACAGCACCCGATCAGACAACACCCGATCAGACAGCACCGGCACAACAAGCGCCAGCGCAAACAGCGCCCCAGCAGGTCGATCCCGAGCAAAACTAA
- a CDS encoding nucleoside 2-deoxyribosyltransferase, translated as MKKVYLAGFDVFRPDAVSYGQWLKALCVQHGFAGLYPLDNAAPEGLSGAALADWIYRANIALIEQADCVMANLNPFRGLEPDSGTVFEVGYAVAKGKPVWVYTEQTASLVAQAGVQTQDGRVVDAQGYTVEDFGMNLNLMIACSTNRVLGDAQICLQAMQAQQAGSD; from the coding sequence ATGAAAAAAGTCTACCTTGCCGGATTTGATGTATTTCGGCCGGATGCGGTCAGCTATGGTCAGTGGCTCAAGGCGCTATGCGTGCAGCATGGCTTTGCCGGACTCTATCCGCTGGATAATGCTGCCCCTGAGGGGTTGAGCGGCGCAGCCCTGGCTGACTGGATTTACCGTGCCAATATTGCGCTGATCGAACAGGCCGATTGTGTCATGGCCAATCTGAATCCGTTCCGTGGCCTGGAACCGGATTCCGGCACGGTGTTTGAGGTCGGCTATGCCGTAGCAAAGGGCAAGCCCGTATGGGTCTATACCGAACAAACAGCGTCGCTGGTGGCGCAGGCTGGCGTACAAACGCAGGACGGGCGGGTTGTAGATGCGCAGGGCTATACCGTAGAGGATTTCGGGATGAACCTGAATTTGATGATTGCCTGCAGCACAAACAGAGTGCTGGGCGATGCACAGATCTGCCTGCAGGCGATGCAGGCACAGCAGGCAGGCTCGGATTAA